The genome window CCCAGTATGGCTGGATCAACCGCTATCTGATGCTGGCGGGCTGCATCGCCATCTGGATCCTCGGCCTCAGCGCCCTGGTCATGTGGTGGAAGCGGCGGCCGAAGGGCCACCTCGCCGCCCCCGTCGCCCCGCCCGGACCGCGCGCCAAGGTCGCGGTGCTGGCTATCGTCCTGCCGCTGGCGATCCTGTATCCCCTGACGGGTCTCAGCCTGATCGTGGCCGTCGTGCTCGACCGCCTTGTCTTGGCCCTCACCCGGCCCCACGCCATCGTCTCCTGAAAGGACCGCCCCATGAAAGGCCTGATCCCTCTCGCCGCCCTGACAATGCTGGGCCTGACCGCCTGCGGGAACACCGACAGCACCACCGTCGGTGCCGACGGCAACACGGTCACGCCGGTCGTCGTGACCGATGCGATCTGTCGGCCGACCGCCAACGGCCGCAAGGTCACGGCCTGCTATCTGCACCTCGTCTCGACCCGGGACGACACGCTGGAGTCGGTGGCGACCCCGGCCGCCGCCCGCGCCTCCATCCATGAGACGACGATGGAGAGCAACATGATGATGATGCACCCGATCGAGGGCGGCGTACCCATGACGGCGGGCCAGCCGGTCGTCTTCACACCCGGCGGCAACCACATCATGCTGAACGACGTGGCCGAGCCCCTTGTCGCGGGCGACACCGTCGAGCTGACCCTGTCCTTTGCCCAGGCTCCCGACCTGACCGTCACCGCCGCCGTCGGCCAGCCTCCGGCCTCCAACGAGGGCTGATCCTCGTGATCGGCCGGCGAGCCTGACAAACGGTTCCGAACCGTCTAAAGGCTCGCCCTCACCCGGCCCTCCAGGAATACCATGGCTCTGAAAGTCGCGATCGTCGGCCTGCCCAATGTCGGCAAGTCCACCCTGTTCAACGCCCTGACCAAGACGGCGGCGGCACAGGCGGCCAACTATCCGTTCTGCACCATCGAGCCGAACACCGGCGACGTCGCCGTGCCGGAACCCCGCCTGAACGTCCTGGCCGAGATCGCCGGTTCGAAGGAGATCATCCCCTCCCGCATCACCTTCGTCGACATCGCCGGACTCGTTCGGGGCGCGTCCAAGGGCGAAGGCCTGGGCAATCAGTTCCTGGCCAACATCCGAGACTGCGATGCCATCGCCTTCGTCGCCCGCTGCTTCATCGACGACGACATCACCCATGTCGAGAACCGCATCGATCCGGTCAGCGACCTCGAGATCATCGAGACCGAACTGATGCTGGCCGATCTGGAAAGCCTGGAACGCCGCCGCGTCCAGATGGAAAAGCGCGCCAAGGGCGGGGACAAGGAAAGCCAGCAGAGCCTCAAGCTGGTCGATCTGGCCCTGACGAAGCTGCATGCCGGCAAGCCCGCCCGCACCGCCCTGCCAGACGTGTCCAAGGAGGACCGCAAGGCCTGGGACATGCTGCAACTGCTGACCTCCCTGCCCGCCCTCTATGTCTCCAATGTCGACGAGGGATCGGCCGACAAGGGCAACGAACTGTCCGACCGCGTCGCCAGACGCGCCGCCGAGGACAACGCCAGATCGGTCGTGATTTCGGCCAGGATCGATTCCGAGCTGGCCGTGCTCGACGCCGACGAACAGGCCGAGTTCCTGGAAGGCCTGGGTCTGGCCGAACCCGGCCTGAACCGCCTGATCCGCGAGGCCTACAGCCTGCTGGGCCTGCAATCCTACTTCACCGTCGGGCCCAAGGAAGCCCGCGCCTGGACCATCCACGTCGGCGACACCGCGCCCCAGGCCGCCGGCGTCATCCACACCGACTTCGAGAAGGGCTTCATCCGCGCCGAGACCGTCGCCTACGAGGACTACGTCGCCTTCAAGGGTGAGGCCAAGGCGCGCGAGGCCGGCAAGCTCCGGGCCGAGGGCAAGGCCTATGTCGTCAAGGACGGCGACGTGATGAACTTCCTGTTCAACTAGGGTCTGATCGGCTGAGGTGGATCCACGACGTGGGTCCAGCCGAGAGCGTGAATCATGCCCTCGCTCATATCGGGAGCCGAACTCCCGCAGGACCTTTTGCGGTCGCCCGACAGACCGTTCGGCCGAGCATCGCCGGTCTATCAGGTGCCTTCAGGTTAACGCCTCAATCGGTGCCATCGGTTGAACTCTGGGCCCGGGATGCCAGCTGCTGACATCCGTTAGCCGAGCCGGTCTCTCTGATTCTTTTCGCTTTTTCGCTCGATCAGTCGGTCAGGACCGGACCAGGGTAGAAGGTGACAAAGCTTTCCTGACAAAACCGCCGGGCGGGCTCGCCCAGCGACCTTCTCAATCCCCGGCCGCCAGGATGTAACTCATGTATTCGTAAGTATATCTGCAGTGTAATGTGCAGCTTTATCTTTAGATAAACAGCGTTTCCGTTTTGGTGACACATTGAACTTTAACGAGTCATTTAGAATAATCGTTAGTCATTGCCAGTTTGGGTTTAGGTATATTCCCTTTATTTTAGCAATTCTCGGATATTCGGGCAGAGAGCAAAATGCTCCCGACGGTCAAAATGACGGTCGGACACCTAGAATGAAGGACTTTCTTCATGCCTGTAAACAGCGTGAATACAAACTCGGGGGCCTATACAGCCCTACAGAATCTGAACGCCACGAACCGCGACCTGGATTCCGTCCAGAGCCGGATCAACACTGGCAAGAAGATCAACACTGCCAAGGACAACGGCGCAATCTGGGCTATCGCCCAGACCCAGCGTTCTGAAGTCACCGCCCTGAATACCGTAAAGGAAAGCTTGGCGCGTGGGTCTTCGGCCGTCGACATCGGCCTCGCGGCCGGCGAGTCGGTCTCTGACCTCCTGGTCCAGATGAAAGACAAGGCCCTGGCTGCGACCGACAAGTCGCTGTCCACGTCTTCGCGCAACGCCCTGAACGAAGACTTCAAGGCGCTCCGCGATCAGATCACGACCGTGGTCACCAACGCCTCGTTCAACGGCGTGAACATGTTGAGCAGCACGACCGGCTTCAGCGCCCTGGCCAACTCGTCCGGCAGCGCCATGCGCGTCAAGGGTGAAATCCTGTCGCTGGGTGGTGCCAATGTGACCGTGGCTGCGGGCACGACCATCGGCACCTCGACCCTGGCCACCACGGCCCTGGGTCTGGTCAACGCCTCGATCGACAAGGTCTCCGCTTCCCTGGCTCGCCTGGGGACCGGTGCCAAGCAGCTCGAGACCCACTCGACGTTCGTCAGCAAGCTGTCGGACGCCGTGGAGAACGGCGTTGGCAACCTGGTCGATGCGGATCTGGCGAAGGAAAGCGCCCGACTGCAGTCGCTGCAAGTCAAGCAACAGCTTGGCGTGCAGGCTCTGTCGATCGCTTCCCAGTCGTCTTCGATGCTGCTCGGCCTGTTCCGATAAGCAAAGCCGGAAGGGCGGGGCGTCATGCCCCGCCCGAAGGTTTCCTATAGCCTGCGTGGCCGCTCGGGGGGGGGGGGGCAGAACATCGGCGGTCCGCCCGAAACCGGACGGCCATAGCGTTGCCCGAACGCCGACCTCGCCAACCCCTGTAACCGGGCGGAAGCGGTCATCACCCCGTCAGAGGGCGTCCGTCATTCTGCCGACCCCTTGAAATCAGACCCGGCATTCCCTTGACCGATCGTCAGGCCCGCCGGAGCGGTCGCCGTATCCGCCAGCGTCGTGCACTGATGCAGTTCGACCGGCGGTGTTGCGCGGTCCAGCCAGGTCATCGTCATCGTATCGGCGCTCACCGCCATCTTGACCCGTTCGCGTCGCGTCGCCCCCCTGGATGGGCAATCCAGCGTCGCGACATAGCCGTCCGCGACCTCATCGACCGAGGCGATGGCGCAGCTGCTTTCCTGGGCCTCGAACCGCAGCGGCGTGATCTCGATCGGTCGGCGCTCGCCTTGCGGCATGGCGCACCAGGACACGTCAGCCGCCCACCGCCCGACGAAGCTGACGGGACCGCGCCCCGGCAGTGTCAGGGTCCCCGGCGTGCCCTGCGGCATCCCTTCGTGGATCGGGATGGCTTTCGCCGGCTCGGTGGGCGGATTGACGTCGCGCACCCGGTCGCAGGCGGACAGGCAGGTCAGCAACAGGCCGGAGACGCACAGCAAACGGATCATGTCCGCTGAACGCCTCCGCCATGGTGAAGGTTCAGTCGCGTGCGGCGTCCGAGGCGTGACGGCGCGCCGCGAACTCGGCCGTCGGCTTCCACTGCGGCCAGGCTTCCGAATCGGCGATTCCGTGACCCAGTTCGTACAGCAGGTGCAGGTTCGCCCGGGCCGCCGTAAAGTCGTAGTCGGCGCGCCATTCGTCGTTCAGGTTATGATAGTAGGCCGCCATCTGGGCCTGGTAGTAGGGCCGCCCGACGGCTTCGCCACCCTCGACAAAATCGACGCCGGTCCAGGGCATCAGCGCCGGCACACCGCCCACCGCGAAATTGAAGTGGTCGGAGCGGTAATAGAACCCCTGCTCCGGCTCTCCGTCGCCGGTCAGGCTTCGTCCATCTTCGGCCGCCAGCCTGGCCAGATCGTCCTCCAGCGTCGACTTGCCGGGCCCGAAGATGGCGATAGTCCGCGTCGCGGGAGTGAAGGGCAGCATGTCGATATTGATGTCCGCCGCCGTCTTCTCCAGCGGATAGACCGGGTGCGCTGCATACCACTGCGAACCCAGCAGACCCTGCTCCTCGGCCGTGACGTGCAGGAAGATGACCGTCCGTTCGGGCGGCGTGCCGGCCTTGAACGCGCGCGCCATTTCCATCACGCCCGAGGTGCCCGAGGCATTGTCCCAGGCCCCGTTGAAGATGCTGTCGCCCGTCGCGTCCGGCTCGGGTGCCGTCCCGACGTGGTCCCAGTGGGCGGAATAGACGACGTATTCGTCCGGCCGGGTCGTGCCGGTGATTTTGGCGATCAGGTTATGCGACGGCACGACCTCGGTCGTCTCGGCGATGTCGACCGACAGTTTCAGCCCCGTCTCGTGCGCCCTGAACGCGCCGCCGGCCCTGGCCATCGCCACCGCCTCGCTCATCTGGCCGCCCATGGCCGTCGCCATCTGTTCGGCGGTTGTCATGGGGATCGTGCCGGTGAAGGACACGTCCCTTGCGTCGCCGATCGTCATGCGCGGCCGCATGTTCGGACGCATCGCGCCCTGTTCCTGCAGGGCAATGACGCCCACGGCCCCGCGCCTGAAGGCTTCCTCGCGCTTGTGGATCGGTGAACCATAGAAGTTCGGATCGGCCCCGAACGCAGTGGGCTGGCCGCCCAGGATGATGACCACCTTCCCCGTCAGGTCTACATCGCCATAGTCGTCCCAGCCGCGCTCGGGTGCGACAATGCCGTATCCGGCAAAGACCACCGGCGCGTCAGTCACGGCGACCGTGCCGTCGCCGACCGCGGTCCGCAGGTTGATGTCCGTGCCCGCGACCAGGGCATGGGTCGTGCCGTCGGGTCCGGTCCAGCTGGCGGTGGGCGCCCGCGAGGGCGTGAACCGCACCAGGGTCACATCCTGCAGCCAGGATCCGTCCGGCCCGCCCGGCTCCAGCCCCATCGCCTCGTACTGGCTCTGCAGATAGGCCAGCGTCAGCCGCTCGCCCTCGGTTCCCGGGAAGCGTCCGGCGAAACTGTCGTCAGACAGGACCTTGATGTGGTCGCTCAGTCGCTCGGCGGAAAACTCCTGGGCGGTCGCGGCCCCCGCGCCGAGCAACGCCAGTGCGGCCACGCCGCCGATCAGTCCACGCAACATCAAGCTCATCTCCGATTTGAGATGCGCACCCTAGGGGCGGCGGCGGCCCCGCGCGCCTTACGGTTTTGTCATGAACCCGGCGTTACGGCCGCTGATCCGCGGTTTGCGCCCGGACGGTCGCGAACTCCGAACCCGGCTTCCACTGCGGCCAGTCGCGGCCATCGACCAGCGAACGCCCCAGCGCCAGATAGACGTCCAGGTCCTGGATCTGTCCGGCGTAATCCCAGTCGGACGACCATTCGTCGTCGGCCTGGTGGTAGCGGCTGGCGGTATAGTCGTCGCGCGCGGCCGTCCGCCGGGCGACCGGTTCGTCGATGAAGTCTCCGGCCGAGTCGGCATAGGCCATCGGCACGCCGCGCTTGGCCAGGGGGAAGTGGTCGGAGCGGAAATAGCTGCCCGAAGCCGGGTTCTCGTCCGGCTGGATCACGCGGCCCTGCGCCTCGACCAGCGGCAGCAGCCGGTCGTCGAAGTCCGACTGGCCATAGCCGACGATGCCCATGGCGCTGACCCGGCCATAGACATTGGCCGAGTCCATGTTGATCCCGCCCACGGTCGTGGCCAGCGGATAGATTGGATTGGCCGCATAGTATTCCGAGCCCAGCAGCCCGCTCTCCTCGGCCGTGAAGCTGATGAAGACCACCGACCGCTCCGGCACCGGCCCGGCCCCATACACCCGCGCCAGTTCCAGCAGGCCCGCCGTGCCCGAGGCATTGTCCACCGCCCCGTTGAAGATGGCGTCGCCGTTGGCATCGGGCGTGCCGACGCCGATGTGGTCCCAGTGGGCGGAATAGATGAAGGTCTCGTCCGGATGGGTCGTGCCCGGCAGGCGGGCGATCACATTGTGCGTCTCGATCCGGGTCGACGCCACGTCGAACATCACGTCCAGCGCCGCCCCGGTCAGGGTCACAGGCTGAAAGTCCCGGCTGCGCGCCGAGCGTTTCAGCGCCTCGAAATCCAGACCCGCGTGCCGGAACAGGTCCACGGCCACTTCGCGCTGGATCCAGCTTTCCATCGGCACCCGCTCATCCGCATTGGCACGCACGATGTCGAAATTCGCGCCCGACCAGCTGTTGCGCACCGTGGTCCAGCCATAGGACGCCGGATCGGTCTCGTGGACGATGATGATGCCGGCCGCCCCCTGACGCGCCGCCTCTTCGTACTTGTAGGTCCAGCGGCCGTAGTAGGTCATGGCCTTGCCGCCGAAGGTGTCCAGCGCGGGCTCCTCGAAGTCGGCGTCATTGACCAGCACGACCAGGACCTTGCCCCGCATGTCCTGACCCTTGAAGTCGTCCCAGTTCCGCTCCGGCGCGTGGATGCCATAGCCGACAAAGACCAGGGGCGCGTCCATCAGCATGACGTGATCCTCGCCCGGTCGCCGGGTCGAGATCACAATCTGTTCGCCCTGGGTCAGGGGCTGGCTCCAGTCGCCGACCCGAACCTGCGCCTGGATGTTCGAGGCCGAGAACCGATTCAGCGCCACGGCCTGG of Brevundimonas subvibrioides contains these proteins:
- a CDS encoding flagellin, which encodes MPVNSVNTNSGAYTALQNLNATNRDLDSVQSRINTGKKINTAKDNGAIWAIAQTQRSEVTALNTVKESLARGSSAVDIGLAAGESVSDLLVQMKDKALAATDKSLSTSSRNALNEDFKALRDQITTVVTNASFNGVNMLSSTTGFSALANSSGSAMRVKGEILSLGGANVTVAAGTTIGTSTLATTALGLVNASIDKVSASLARLGTGAKQLETHSTFVSKLSDAVENGVGNLVDADLAKESARLQSLQVKQQLGVQALSIASQSSSMLLGLFR
- a CDS encoding M28 family metallopeptidase, with the translated sequence MRLFSAAAALLTALSLTVGAHAQTSPFDAARLSEHIRVLSADDYEGRGIATPAEDKVIAYLSEQYAAAGLQPGGDNGGWTQAVALNRFSASNIQAQVRVGDWSQPLTQGEQIVISTRRPGEDHVMLMDAPLVFVGYGIHAPERNWDDFKGQDMRGKVLVVLVNDADFEEPALDTFGGKAMTYYGRWTYKYEEAARQGAAGIIIVHETDPASYGWTTVRNSWSGANFDIVRANADERVPMESWIQREVAVDLFRHAGLDFEALKRSARSRDFQPVTLTGAALDVMFDVASTRIETHNVIARLPGTTHPDETFIYSAHWDHIGVGTPDANGDAIFNGAVDNASGTAGLLELARVYGAGPVPERSVVFISFTAEESGLLGSEYYAANPIYPLATTVGGINMDSANVYGRVSAMGIVGYGQSDFDDRLLPLVEAQGRVIQPDENPASGSYFRSDHFPLAKRGVPMAYADSAGDFIDEPVARRTAARDDYTASRYHQADDEWSSDWDYAGQIQDLDVYLALGRSLVDGRDWPQWKPGSEFATVRAQTADQRP
- the ychF gene encoding redox-regulated ATPase YchF, coding for MALKVAIVGLPNVGKSTLFNALTKTAAAQAANYPFCTIEPNTGDVAVPEPRLNVLAEIAGSKEIIPSRITFVDIAGLVRGASKGEGLGNQFLANIRDCDAIAFVARCFIDDDITHVENRIDPVSDLEIIETELMLADLESLERRRVQMEKRAKGGDKESQQSLKLVDLALTKLHAGKPARTALPDVSKEDRKAWDMLQLLTSLPALYVSNVDEGSADKGNELSDRVARRAAEDNARSVVISARIDSELAVLDADEQAEFLEGLGLAEPGLNRLIREAYSLLGLQSYFTVGPKEARAWTIHVGDTAPQAAGVIHTDFEKGFIRAETVAYEDYVAFKGEAKAREAGKLRAEGKAYVVKDGDVMNFLFN
- a CDS encoding copper chaperone PCu(A)C, whose product is MKGLIPLAALTMLGLTACGNTDSTTVGADGNTVTPVVVTDAICRPTANGRKVTACYLHLVSTRDDTLESVATPAAARASIHETTMESNMMMMHPIEGGVPMTAGQPVVFTPGGNHIMLNDVAEPLVAGDTVELTLSFAQAPDLTVTAAVGQPPASNEG
- a CDS encoding M28 family peptidase, with translation MLRGLIGGVAALALLGAGAATAQEFSAERLSDHIKVLSDDSFAGRFPGTEGERLTLAYLQSQYEAMGLEPGGPDGSWLQDVTLVRFTPSRAPTASWTGPDGTTHALVAGTDINLRTAVGDGTVAVTDAPVVFAGYGIVAPERGWDDYGDVDLTGKVVIILGGQPTAFGADPNFYGSPIHKREEAFRRGAVGVIALQEQGAMRPNMRPRMTIGDARDVSFTGTIPMTTAEQMATAMGGQMSEAVAMARAGGAFRAHETGLKLSVDIAETTEVVPSHNLIAKITGTTRPDEYVVYSAHWDHVGTAPEPDATGDSIFNGAWDNASGTSGVMEMARAFKAGTPPERTVIFLHVTAEEQGLLGSQWYAAHPVYPLEKTAADINIDMLPFTPATRTIAIFGPGKSTLEDDLARLAAEDGRSLTGDGEPEQGFYYRSDHFNFAVGGVPALMPWTGVDFVEGGEAVGRPYYQAQMAAYYHNLNDEWRADYDFTAARANLHLLYELGHGIADSEAWPQWKPTAEFAARRHASDAARD